A genomic region of bacterium contains the following coding sequences:
- a CDS encoding TIGR00266 family protein: MAHEIDYVVKGDDMQALIVTLDPGEAVHAEAGALLYLEDGILMETSTQGGLMKGLKRAIVGESFFITTFENQGRQRRDAAFAAPYPGKIIPLDLGQTGTWLCQRDGYLCSAYGIEISIAFQKRLGAGLFGGEGFILQRLAGDGLAFIHAGGTVLERDLQVGETLRVDTGCLVAFQESVDYDIQFIGGFKNALFGGEGLFFALLKGPGKVFLQTLPFSRLADRIIKASSLAPGGGRDESRGLGGLGGGLLKGLISGDRS; encoded by the coding sequence ATGGCGCATGAGATCGACTACGTCGTCAAGGGCGACGACATGCAGGCCCTGATCGTCACGCTGGACCCGGGCGAGGCGGTGCACGCCGAAGCGGGCGCGCTGCTCTACCTCGAGGACGGCATCCTCATGGAGACCTCCACCCAGGGCGGCCTGATGAAGGGCCTCAAGCGCGCGATCGTGGGCGAGAGCTTCTTCATCACCACCTTCGAGAACCAGGGCCGCCAGCGGCGGGACGCGGCCTTCGCCGCGCCCTATCCGGGCAAGATCATCCCGCTCGACCTCGGGCAGACCGGCACCTGGCTCTGCCAGCGCGACGGCTACCTGTGCAGCGCCTACGGCATCGAGATCTCGATCGCCTTCCAGAAGCGCCTCGGCGCCGGCCTCTTCGGCGGCGAGGGCTTCATCCTCCAGCGCCTGGCGGGCGACGGGCTCGCCTTCATCCACGCGGGCGGCACGGTGCTCGAGCGCGACCTACAGGTTGGCGAGACCCTGCGCGTGGACACGGGCTGCCTGGTGGCCTTCCAGGAGAGCGTAGACTACGACATCCAGTTCATCGGGGGCTTCAAGAACGCCCTCTTCGGCGGCGAGGGCCTCTTCTTCGCGCTGCTCAAGGGACCGGGCAAGGTCTTCCTGCAGACCCTGCCCTTCAGCCGCCTGGCCGACCGCATCATCAAGGCGAGCAGCCTGGCGCCCGGCGGTGGCCGCGACGAATCGCGCGGCCTCGGCGGCCTCGGCGGCGGCCTGCTCAAGGGCCTGATCAGCGGCGACCGGTCGTAG